The genomic segment CAATGGCTCAGCTCATAGGGCCTAACTCGGTGGAGGGAACATGGTTTAAGGTACATGAACCCTACAAGTCGCCAGAGGATTTCACGGCCGACCTCAATGTGATCGACGCTTCCTTGCGCGTCGCCAATGACCAGCTCATTGCCGACGATCGCCTCGCGCGAATCCGTGCCGCCGCAGCAAGCTTTGGTTTCCATCTTTATTCCATGGACCTGCGACAGAATTCCGACTCATACGAAGAAATACTCACAGAAGTATTCGCTGTAGCACACATCTGTGATGACTACTCGGCGCTCAGTGAAGAACAAAAACGCGAACTATTGCTCGCAGAACTTGCATCGCCACGACCCATTATTCCGGCACGGGGCTGTAATTTCTCCGAGGCTACGCAGCGTGAACTAGACATCATTGCTGAGGCCGCGCGGGCCATTGACCGCTTCGGGCATCGTATGATTCCACACAGCATTATTTCTATGGCGACGTCGGTGAGCGATATTCTGGAGCCCATGATTTTGCTGAAGGAATTCGGCATTATCCAAGCGGATGGTGATCATCCGCACGGCACTGTTGATATTATTCCGCTGTTTGAAACGATAGAAGATCTAGAAGCGGGGGAGTCGATCCTTCGTGATTTGTGGAATGTGCCTCTGTATCGTCATTACCTTGCGCAACGTGGTAATGTTCAGGAAGTCATGTTGGGGTATTCCGATTCCAATAAGGATGGTGGATATTTCGCTGCAAACTGGGCTTTGTACGATGCGGAACTTAATATTGTTCAGGCGTGCAAAGACAACGGCGTGAACCTGCGTTTGTTCCATGGTCGCGGTGGAACAGTTGGTCGTGGTGGCGGCCCTTCCTACGATGCGATCCTCGCGCAGCCTCAGGGCGCTGTCCAGGGGTCGGTGCGCATCACCGAACAAGGCGAGATTATTTCTGCCAAATACGGTCACCCATCCGCAGCTCGCCGTAATCTTGAAGCGTTGGTGTCGGCGACACTGGAGGCATCGCTTCTCGACGTCGACGAACTCACCGACCGCACGCGTGCTTACGCGATCATGCGCGATATTTCACGATTGAGCCAAGAAAAGTACGCGTCACTGATGCACAACGACCCCGGCTTTATCGAGTATTTCACCACCTCAACTCCCTTGCAGGAGATCGGTGCACTCAACATTGGGTCGCGGCCGTCGGCCAGGAAGCAAACTACTTCAATTTCCGACCTTCGGGCTATTCCGTGGGTGCTGGCGTGGTCACAATCTCGTGTGATGCTGCCCGGATGGTTTGGCGTGGGCACCGCGTTGAAGCAGTGGATCGGTGATAGCGAGGATAGCGAGGAACGCCTGGAAGAACTCCGCGAACTGAGCCGTACATGGCCATTTTTCGCGTCAATCCTTGACAACATGGCCCAGGTGATGAGTAAAGCGGACATGCAGTTGACCAAGCTGTATTCCACG from the Corynebacterium durum genome contains:
- the ppc gene encoding phosphoenolpyruvate carboxylase encodes the protein MTEQLREDIRHLGRILGEVIEEQEGSETYDLVEQCRKLAFDLDSDTHDFSGFVELFRNIEPAKTIPIIRAFSHFALLANLAEDLNDEAELEARLDAGEPPMDSTLDATWSKLTEAHIEAADIAEVLDRAQVAPVLTAHPTETRRRTVFDAQKHITELMYRRHDILSRPENARTQAKLADIDRDIRRRITTLWQTALIRVNRPRIEDEVEVGLRYYNLSLLEQIPAINYDVIHELRSRFGADIPDVAVIKPGSWIGGDHDGNPYVTAETLRYATTRAAEVVLKYYARQLHALEHELSLSDRHSEVTVELVELASKGHNDVPSRADEPYRRAVHGIRGRIMATMAQLIGPNSVEGTWFKVHEPYKSPEDFTADLNVIDASLRVANDQLIADDRLARIRAAAASFGFHLYSMDLRQNSDSYEEILTEVFAVAHICDDYSALSEEQKRELLLAELASPRPIIPARGCNFSEATQRELDIIAEAARAIDRFGHRMIPHSIISMATSVSDILEPMILLKEFGIIQADGDHPHGTVDIIPLFETIEDLEAGESILRDLWNVPLYRHYLAQRGNVQEVMLGYSDSNKDGGYFAANWALYDAELNIVQACKDNGVNLRLFHGRGGTVGRGGGPSYDAILAQPQGAVQGSVRITEQGEIISAKYGHPSAARRNLEALVSATLEASLLDVDELTDRTRAYAIMRDISRLSQEKYASLMHNDPGFIEYFTTSTPLQEIGALNIGSRPSARKQTTSISDLRAIPWVLAWSQSRVMLPGWFGVGTALKQWIGDSEDSEERLEELRELSRTWPFFASILDNMAQVMSKADMQLTKLYSTLVGDKEIADRVYNAIAEEYTLTLEMFLKVTEQEHLLAENPALERSVRSRFPYLVPLNIIQLELLRRYRAGDEREVVSNGIRLTMNGLATALRNSG